The region ACGTTAGTCTGTCGTTAACATATTTCCCAGCAGGCAATGCGGCCGACCAAATCCGCCTTCACTTGGACATATTACGTCATAGCGTCGCATAATTAATACGAACCCGGTCCCAGGCGAAAGCGGCCaagtccatttaattattttaacccataaaaaaaacacattcctCTGTCGTTTGTTTGTTAACGTATTATTTCCCCCGAAaaattattatatataaataagtaaaaaatatttttttttaaagtccacTGACATTTTCCCACCTTGACGTAATGGTATATTCTCAAGTCCTTCCAACATTTAATCGAAAAATGGCTCTTAATCTGTTCCTTatctttttaaaagaatattttaaGATCCTATCTGCTGGTGCGGAATAAACATTTCCTTAGGACTATTTTGGCTTTATGATCAAGATGTCATCAAATTGTAAGTGAACGGAAAAACAACAATGATGGTTGATTATGGCTTTTATTTCCATCtttatgttgaaatattttaagATGACCATATTGCACACCTTCTGAAAATAATTGTAAATTTTACATTGATTTCATTTTTGGGATATGGAGGTGGAGGTTTTAATCATCTTTAGGCTGGCAGGTGCAACCTCCTATTGTGTGGTGTCAAGAGCCCTCTCAATTCCACGCTCCACAGCCAGTGACATTCATTGGATCTCAGATAAAGTACTTGCCCTGAAAAAAatgttcagattcaggtcctttatttgtcccacacggggaaatttaaagcgcaacaacagcaagagcacgcagagaaaaataaaataaaattgggaTAGAATAGAGACTACAAAGAGgatgttgttcaacatggatgacagcttagccatcatcctcccgtttcccaccacctccaccgaggccaggggacatcccaggacagagctggccctccttaccagtctgtccattctcttcctgtccctgtccgtgatgctactggaccagcagactatcccataaaagatggctgatcccaccacagagtcatagaaagtcctcaggagtggtccctgcactccaaaagacctcagcctcctgagcaggaacagtctgctattgcccttcttgacaagggcgtctgtgttgtgtgtccagtccacgttattgtttaggtgaacacccaggtacttataGGACTTCACAGCGTCGATGTCCATTCTcaggatgttcaccggtgcagggggggggttgttacgcctgcggagatccaccaccagctccttggttttgctagcgttgatctggaggttgttccgcaggctccagtccacaaagtcctgaataagtcctctgtactccatatcgtccccatcagtgatgaggctgacagcagcagagtcatcagaaaacttctggaggtggcatgatgacgtactgtatgaaaagtccgcggtgtagaaggtgaacaggaaaggagccagaactgttccctgcgggacaccagtgctgcagagaagccgatctgactcggagcccttcactctcacaaactgtggtctttgtgtgaggtagtccagaatccatgttgtgaggtgatGGTCCACcacagctacctgcagcttatcctccagcagcctgggctggatggtgttgaatcaaaaaatcaaaaaacatgatcctcacagtgcttccagccttctccaggtgagtgagggaggtgtgaaggaggtagatgacggcattgtccaccccgatgctcggctggtaggcgaactgcagcgggtccatgaaggagctcaccagtgggcgcaggtgagcGAGGATGAGTccctccagcgtcttcatcagatgagacgtcaaaGCTActggcctgtagctgttgagctccttggggtgcggtgtcttcggcCCTGGGAcaatgcaggacgtcttccacagctgtggcactctccccagctccAGGTTCAGGTTGAACTTGTGACTGAAAATCTcacacagctggtctgtgtaggacttcaggagcctggagctgatgccatcctgACCTGcagctttcctggccctgttcttcttcagggccttcctcaccttgTGTGTTGTGAGgaacaggctggagcagggaggtatTGGCAGGGGGGATGGGGATGGGCATAGGCCAGAATGTGAAGTGTCAGGTATGTGTGAGCCAGAGTGTGAAGAGTCAGGtatgtgtgagctgaaggtcatgagagagggggaggggggacaagaGGAACAGTCgattgggggcacagacagtggcgggtgtagcagcagaggagactgggcttggggaggggtgggtgccTGATCAAATCTGTTGAAGAACAAGTTCAAGTCATTTGCCCACtcccggtcacccacaggttgggacttctgctccgtgaagatggtcttcagtcccttccataccccacaggtgttgttctgctgcaactgattttccatcttcctcctatagttgtccttctcctgcctgatcttcctccttggttccctctgcacagactTCAGCTCTTCCtagtctccagacacaaaagccctcttcttctccttcaggagggcctttatgtctgggtgATCCAgagcttgctgttggagaaactccatacagtcctggtgggtacggtgcTCTTTACACAAAAATTAATATAGTCCGTGATGCAGTGGGTGAgattgtcaatgtcctccccatgggcgtcgctgaatacatcccacagggttgtgttgaaagggcctcctcggcttcttcagaccatttcttcactgtgcggatgacagcaggctgcctctgcacaagaggtttgtacacaggctggcggtgtacaaggttgtggttGGCACGACCCAGGgaagggagtgggagagagtggtatgcctccttggtgttggcatagaacaggtccagtgttttattgtccctggtgtggcaagtgacgtactgggtgaatttgggcagagaagatgatggagaggcatggttgaagtctccagagatgaggaggagggcgtcagggtgtTGTGTCAATTCTATTTTCTAAGCTAAACAAACTGACGACAATTGCTGCAGGCTTTCAGCAACTGGCTGGATCACCAGCTTCTGCCAAAGTGGTCGGCAGTATAGATGAATGCCACCTTAGGATCAAAccccctggagcagctgctcagtgGTACTTTAACAGAAAACTGAGGGTTATTGCATCCTAGGGGATGGGGGGTATCCCTGTATGTCCAAGCCTGTAGCATTGATAACACCATCTAGAGAGCACCTGAGACATATGAGAGTAGTcaggttcaacagacatcataCAAAAGCTTGATGTATCATCAAAAGGACATTGGGGATTATGAAGACCAGATGGTGGGCAATATTTTACAAAACCTAGGAGATGAAGCCTGCCTTTGCTACAAAGGTTATTGCATGTTGCACCATTTTGCACAATGTCTGTCTGAGGAACAGTGAATGCATGGAACCCTCAGAAACCAGCTTGTCCTTCACCCAGCTGCAGATTAAACTTTGAACATCACCATCACTCCTTAAAGAAATCAGTTCATTCGATGAGTCGGCAGTATGTTTATATCATTCCAACAATATCTTAATTCTCAAGTGGAAGTGTGAAAACTCTACAACAGTATTAAAATGGTATGAAAGAGCGACGAGCCAACAATTCTTATAATCGCATTAATTTTAATGTCTTTAAGGCAAAAACATATTACACAGGAAGCACCAATATGTcactaaaattaaaaaacactACGCATCTAGAAAGTAACATATTATACACAAAGCAGACAATACTTACATTTGTATGACATCTCTCCGTGCCCCAGTTCACCAGCCATTAACAAGTGGTCACGTGACAACGCAAAGGCTGATCGGATATATTACTGACTTACttagggtgcatcggttgtataCTACTTCtcgcaatgcattgtgggatacattgagtgcactacctAGGGTACACCGTGCTCACTAAgcattcggacactatttcaaaatggcctACAATTGAgtacactattgagtgcactattaGGGCatgggggtggtttcggacacagcaaTTGAGATTTATGTATGCCTGTTTGTGTATATATCcattatacatatacacacacagacacaggaagaCATCCTTTTAACAGTTGGAACGTACATAACAGTACTTCAGTCCATTGAAGATCAAATGGTTTATTccacctttttaaaacaaaacccaaacatTTCTGTATCATTTGTCAACTGCTGCACCTTTAATAAAAATATGGAGCAAAAGACAACATTTTATATCCCATTTCAGACAATTCAAGtatcaaaataaaagtagaGGGTTTGTTCAACTCGCTTTCACGGTGTTCTATGGCAGGTAGTGGTGCGTGACACAACAGAAAATGATGGATGATAGCTGGTGTAGCATCACATATTCAGCGTTTAGAGCCCCTACTGCAAAGTCACATCATCAATGACTGCATAACAGCGGTAGTCTTTTCTCTTAGTCTAGTGGCGGCGTAACAAGATGTCCCAGGATTCTTTCCACTTTAATCGTTGgagctgattggctgacagCTCAGGAATGCCATAGGTCAGAGGGCAGAAGGTTCTATATGACAGGAAGACCAAGAGCAGCGctgaccaaacacacacacacgagaccCGTCGCAGGGATGCACTGTTACAAAGAAACATTGgtgttacttttattttgataaaaACCTGTGTTGCATGGTAGTTCAAATTGAAGACCGGTTTAAGGTTGTATAAATGAAAGGACAGCCACCTCTAACATAATCGGGTGGTTTTCATGGTGTTGCAGGACAAGGAGATGAAGCCATGACCGCAGTTAGCATCAGCTGCTGTGGAAGCTAGTTCAGTCAGTCAAACACAATGAAGTGCAGACACTTTCAATGCTAAGTCACTGCAACAGcaggatgacatcatcctcTCACTAAAGTAGATAGTAAACAACTGTTTTTATGGTTTATATAGTCACATCTCCTTTGATCTGAATTGCTATCCGGCATCCCACTGTGGGCGGAGTTTAAATGAGAGGAAGCTTCATTAGTGAAGGGGAACAGTCTCACTGTGTGTAGGAGGCTAAGGtaaaagctgtgtgtgtatgcatacctgagcaggtgtgtgtgcatgtgctccaCGAGTGCTGGGCCCAACACATGCAGACAGCAGAGGGCAGGTAAGTAGTGATACAGGAAGACGGTCTTCTCCATCAGGAAGAATGGCACAAAGTTGACAAACCAaccgccaacacacacacagcccagacACACAAACCGATCCCACACATCTTCACACGCACAGGTACACCATTGTTATTACCATGATAAATTAATGCATGATAAATTAGACCAGAGGTTAGCAACACGCTGCAGAATCTTGACATAAAGCAGCATTTATGGTCAGTGGTTACAGTAACTAACATATTCACCGTGACCACCATACCCAGTGGCTGTAACTGGACTTGTCTACAACTATGCCCAAATATTTAGGTCAAAAGTCATGCAAACAGCATTTAATTGATTGTCCATCTTCCACCATCGAAGGCACCAAGACCGATGatgtaattttattttcagaccTTGTATCTGCATCACAAAAGGCTAAATCAATAGTTTATAAAGTTTATGCTGTAAAGGAAACTGACGATACTTTATTTACTACCTGTAGTAGCTGATGAATTGGCTGCACTGGGGTTGTCGCCAACCAGTCAGACAACGTTCAGTCATTTTACGGCTGTATAAGCACCACAAACTTCCAGCGATTAGGCAAAATGTGTGCTTCGCAAGCTGGCTGAAAATGTGTGGGGACTTATTTCAAACCCCATGTACAACCTCAAACTTTCACCATGGCAATGCTGGAGAGAGTCATTGAAGATGTTTGTTCTCTCTTCCAAGAAGCTTCTTCAGCCATGACTGATTGGTGGAATTCTGTGCTGGTTTAATTAATCCTCTTGTTAGTGGTCATTGATGGTCATTAGCATTACTGAAGGGGTGTGGACCCTCCTGCTCATCAGGTGCTGTTGGGTGCTCATGACTGTGAACGTTTTGGAGAGGGAACCCAGGAGAGCTTGGAAATGTTGTGATTGTTGTTCTAATGTACCTGTATGGAATGACAATGCTGTTGCATTTGTGGACATCTGTGGATTTACTAGATTTAACTTGTGGATTTAATCACAGTTCACAGGAGATCCAAATCCTCAGGTGTTGAAGGTTCCAGAGTTCTTTGACTTGGATGACTGATAACATTCGTTGACACCCTTGATTCAATTTCATAACTACAATCTTTCACAATGtgttctcatcttcttaactgatttatccctttcggggtcaggGGGACGGTACACAATGGGTAAaagcaggtccacccctggacgAGTTGCCAGCtaatcgcagggccctatatgagcatttgtgggtttggtaccttgcacaagcgtaccttggcagtgctctgaagctgTTCCAGCACCTACTTCCCCCTACTACcaaaacaccttccatgttttgtctgcactggggctcgaagTGAGAaccttccacttctcagcccaatTAGCACCGGCCACCATCTTTCACATTAATTAACATTTATAACTGTCAAACAGGTTAACCACCTCTGGTCTAGAAGGTTCAGTGATGTGTGGTGTGTTGTCTGTATACCATCAGGTAAGTCTTtgaagccccgcctcctcctcaccaGATACACAACTGCTAAGAGCTGATAGGCCAGCAAGCCCAGGTTGGCCAGGCACCAGGACACTGGGTTACCAATCAGGTGTATCTGAGCCTGAGACACAAAACCAAACTTAATGTACATTCTGtttgtgtgccagtgtgtgtgtgtgtgtgattgtgtgagtgTTACATTGCTGGAAGTGTGCAGCCAGTATGCAATGTTGGTATCCATAGTGATCCACTCCAGGGGGGTGGAGCTGTATTTGTGCTCGGAGTATTCCTGTTTCACtgtcaacatcttccactgaaGTAACAACCAAACATGAAAACAACCTGGGGTCACAGCAGCAGATGGGATGCTGTTTCTGCAGATCACATGACTGACATAATACCTGAAGTTCTACAAATTTGATCCAGAAAGAAATGTTTCTGTCCACAGGTATGTCAGTGGGAGAATGAAGCTCAGCCTCCCGGTCCTTCTGCTCCTGACctacacacagagaaacatcaATGACAGACATAGAAgcttgctctccctctctcacagacaaacactgtcacacacacagtctttgtTAAGGGTCACATGACGCACTGATTCCATATCGGTGTTCCTCCACCGTCCATTTCAGACTGTCTCCAGaagctttaaaatgtttctcTGCAACAACCTCAAGCTGCCGGAACCCCCAGTCTGGAAGAGACATGCCACTGAgctgtgcagacacacagacatacgtagacacacgcacacacagacatcttAATTTTTAGATATTCGTGCAGGTAAGGAAGGTCTagtgctcacttcctgtcattacCTGAAGAATAGCTGACGTGTTCACATGGACCAATCGGATTTGTGACAGTATTGTCTTCCAAGAATCTGACTCTGCCCTTCTGTTAGAGATGTCCTAAACATATGCATGATCACATGACTTTAGTGATAACATTACTCACATAAAATAAGGACTCAGCAGTTCCTCACCACTTGCCACAGGTTCTGTGGAGCCATAGAAATGTTGAAGTCAATGTAGCCCGACACCTCTTGAGCATGAGGACTCATGGGTGCTGCAACATCGTGACTATAACAAGCACAGTTACATTTTTCACTTAGGAGTAATATAGATAATAATATATAGATAGTAATATATCTTTTACCTGTTCAGGAAGCGTGAGGTCATTCCATGGACCAGCTGGATGACATCACCGTGACGCACAGGCTGAGGAGGACCACTGACCACCAGCTCCTGTCTAGCAAAGACACATTAGACCAGGACTACCCTTCCCATCAGACCCCCTACAGACAAGTAACCCACCTGCCAGGGTCTTTAACAATCCACCAATTGTTGATGTCTTTAAAAGGGTAACATGTGACCTGCTGCTGGTGAGAACTTCCTCGCCCATTTTCATATCTGATGACAACAAACAGAAAGTGGTGTCTATGAAACATGAAGACAGTTCATTGATTAGCCCTCGTGTGCATGAACCCAGTACCTGACTGGATAGTTGGCTTTGTGTGAGTGGAGCCAACAGGGGATTGGCTGAGAAGCTGAGCTCCTTAAAGTCACCTGACTGCCATACGCAACTTCCAGAGGCTGACCTTGAGTGATTCTGGAGAGGCCACCCTGCACAAAATCAGTCAGTCACTCAATGTTTGTGCACAACTGCTGCATGTGACTGTTACCTGAAGGCCAGCCTGGAAGGCGGGGCTCATCAGTTGGTCATGTGGTCCACTACGGTTCAAGAGACTCAGGTGAACGTAGAACCAGAACACATATAACAGAACAGGAAGTACCAACAAACACACCACtcgacacacacactgaacacagacactgaactacacacacacacacacacacacacacacacacacacacacacacacacacaaattaaagcGATCAATGTCAGCAGCTATCAATAAAATGTTTGAGTTGGGAGTCTGGACAGTTAGAAACTCAACATTCCTGTTGAACTGCAGGTTTGGTGGTAAATGTAGCAACAAACAAAGACTCACGTGACTGACTTTGCGGTCTCCAATCACATTCCAAGTGTGCACAGAGGCTATGGTCAGCAGCAACAGGTAGGAGAAAACACCCGTGTACTTCactctgacatcacacacacacacacacacacacacacacacacacaccacacacacacacacacacattagaaaCTGTACGTGTAGATATGGCGAACCATGGTTGCTGAGAACAGTTTCTTACcctacagcagcagaacaggatGCTCCAGATAGGAGAAGCCAGCAGATCCTGGTGCTGCTCAGTAGGACAAAACACACGTTATGTTCTGGTCAGCACAAACTTAGAAACATTATTAATTCTGAAAGAAATtcaagctgcagcagcatacatcttctaaaataaaataaaagtgcaaaaatgggaaaaagagaggggaaaaaatgacacaaataagaaaataaacatcatGTTGTGTCTGTTCTTTAGCcttttcagggtcacagggagggtacacaatgggcgaaggcaggtccacccccaGATGAGtggccagttcatcgcagggcccatgtgagcatttgtgggttcagttccttgctcaagggtacctcggcagtgttcTGGGACCTACTACCCTCCATGttctgtctgcactggggctggaACCACAAaacctccacttctcagcccagttttcaacagactgagctgccaccacccGAAAAACATATACattaaaatatacattatttACATGATTATAAACTTATTTACATATATGCTGTGATaaaaccaagaaaaagaaagaaaatactaCTATATAAATATGATGtataataacacatttattaatGTACAGATATCTATAATATCATGTACAAATATATGAAAAATGCTACAATGAGAGAAAAACTGTGTAAAGATCAGTTTGATGTTATTTCCGTCATTGCTGCAATGCAGTCTTCTGGCCAGGGATGCCTGTCCTGCTGACAGGAACGGACGTGTGTCCAGGAGCCTCACATACAAACACTTATAGACTTCATATTGAAACCTGGCCTACACCTGAATCCAAGCACATTTGCATTATAAATCCCAACCAAGATGGAATTGACCACAACAATTAGAGTACCAGGCCCCTCCCGCACCAAGTAATACATAtgcaaatatatataaaaagggGTCCCAACAAACCATCAGATCAACCAGCCATGAGTCCCAAAGAAAAGAATTTTACTGATTGATGGAGATACTCCTCAAAGAAGTGGAGGCACAATAAATATTGTTTGGCACAGCGATAACAGAAGAGGAATTCTAGCCTGTACTAAATGAAATCAGTTTCCATTTGAGTTTCATGCCCCACCAACATGGTTTGAGTCCTTTAAACACAGAAGGCTTGTTGTGTATGGACACAGGTAGGACCTGGCTCCTGGCCATGTCACATTCCAAATGTGGCCCCCAGCTCCACAGTTCCATGAGGATGGCCCTTGGGGCCCTAAAGCAACTAATGAACCAGTCCTTTCTCTGCTCACTGCTCCATTTGCAACATCTCCTGATAGCActtaaaaggttaaaaaattCAGTGCTGAAGTTAAAACTCTGAGATTGCCAACaggcaatgtgtgtgtgcgtgttaacAATGTTTTAGCTATGAATCCTCATATTAAAATAATCAATGTTAATCATCACAGCTATGATCATGTAAGCATGAACCGGTGTGTTTTTGCTTAGTTTAGACCAGGGGTGCttacactttttcagcatgcgagctacttatgAAATGatcaagtcaaaatgatcaacccattacagtgggacctctacttacaaaattaattggttccggaagttgtttcgtaacctgaaaattacgtaagtagagatgtgttttccatgtaaatgccataatccattccaagcccccaaaaattcggacataattttttttataaatcataaaaatgcatcaaaacatgtaacaaatacatgttacaattagattaccgcacaataaatgtaggaattcagtgcaaggcttctccaggaacaaaatgaactttatttcaggctaatcttacattactagcaacgaacatTAACACTTGGTgcaacaccgccatctaatgggcaaacatacgaacacccacaataaataaaagttaaacgaaggcgacgctgggatacacacaaacctgtacatattgacatccctcctagccaatgggatgacaggaagatgctaggcgatagccaatggcagagcagctacaagcatgtttacgtTCGCTatactccgcgagctgcgagtagcagcggtagcgtatttttgcctttcgtatcctaaaatttctttcgtaacaagaggaaatattttcccgttgagacgtttcgtaacctgaaaattccgcatgtagagacgttcgtaagtagaggtcccactgtatatttatttagaaaactattgaGGATTCTTACAATTTATGTTGATGTACGTTGCATAACCACATGTCGCACAACAAAACATAATTAACGATGtacattttttgccattgtcaAAAACAACTGGGACTTTAGTTCCTTCCCCTTTCTCAGCTCGCTTGAGCAGTCCGAAAATGCTGCTccacatttcccttctttggtATTGCGATGGTAGACTGGCAGAGGCAAAcgcactttgaaaatgtcattgTGAAAAATCCTCCTCCCATTCCGTATGAAAGCGATAAGTTTTattcttcttacttggtcccccACTCATTTAAAACCCTTTCTTatgtttaagagaaaaaaatgaaagcaaaacatTAGCAGTAACAAACTGACAagcttgttagctttgctgcacttaGAGCTGTTGTTTGTGCATGCACAGTGACTTAAGTGTCAAAAAAATTCAGATGTTATCCGACTGGGTGCCCTTTATATTAATCAAGTCACGAGATGGATGATAGGCCGAtgtctatatattttttttattgtcatccAATCTACTGATAGTACCTTGGCGATCGACATATTGAGCACCCCTGATTTAGACGTTGAATGctcttatttagtcatcatctAAGCGCTGACAGTCCATGCTGAGCTGCTAGGCCTACGGTACCTCATGTCCCTGGAAGATGTTGGAACAGACAGAGTTTGTTCCAAAAACAAAAGCTATGTAACGTGGACCTGGTTGTAAATTGGCTTAGTGAATATAAAAACTAGCTGTTAGCATTCAGGAGCAGCACAAGGCGTCATCCCAAGTCTGGAGAGGTCCAGTTGGCCTGGTGAGCGTTCAGGTACCTCGGAGACCAGAGGCAGTGcggtggtgacttgtgttccagtTGACTGATTATTTGGGTTTTATTTGTCTTCGTTTATTTTTTGACTCACTGGCTGTTGTAATCCTGACTCCTTTTTGATCTTCAATAAATGCTGGGGGACGTTTTGAAAAGAACAGCCTTCTGGTACTCTGTACCACATTTTTTGGACATGAACATGCAGACAGGTGCCTTATGAGTGGAAAGGCATTTccaccttttcttcctcctccccaaaATCGAGGcactgaagaggaggctgaaaaAATCCTTTCAACAACACCAGCTCTGCCAAAGTTGTTAACGGGTTTTCTGCACCATTTCACAGTTTTATATCCACTAATGTAATCACAAAGACCTGGGTGTGTTCATTACTGTTAATTGCTAATGCGCACTTCACTCTCAGGAATGCCCTTTTAGACATTCTAGTAGGATCTCTGTGTCAACTGGTCTTGTCAGGGTTTTTCTTGAATGTGTTTCACAGGTGTCACCAGTtgacttcttcagttctgaactggagagacctggatgattgagattCTACACAGATACCTTGTAGACATTATTAACAGTCTCCCTGCATCACCTCGGAGGGGCGCCATCGGCTCAAAAGCACTAGAAATGTGCGTACACGATGTTTTTGTGCATCCCTTCAgggtcctcctctctgccactggtGAGACTCACCTGTTGGGCCTGTTGTGGAACCGCAGGTAAGAGAAGAATGCCAAAAGCACGAAGAAGATGAGCACAGACTCCAGCAACATGAAACGTGACTGAACAATCAGGGAGTTCTCTGGAAACACAAAACGTGCCAGGTGTCAGTGTGCATATGTTATTTTAAACTTTGGGATGTGAGGCAGCAGacctgatggtgaaggtggtTTCTGAGGAGGACtcacccagcagaaccagcagtgCAGTCCCCAAAGCTGACAGATGGCAAAACCTGAGCTCCAGAGTGAGCAGGTAAACCAAAGGAACACAGAGAGCTCCACATACAGCAGGCAGACACCGCAGACTCCACACACTTACATTGTTGGGATACTCTgtgcaacaaaacaaacccaccCACACCAGAGATAAACTTCTTCAGTCAAGCTCAGGTTGGTTCATATGATGCTTACCTGCTCCAATTTGGTTCCAGGCGTAGTTCCCATTGAATCCTCCAAGATAAGCTGGAATAAACACAATAGTAACCCCCAACTATTCTCATGTTGACTGTGGGATCTTCTTAACTAACCTCCAAGAGAGAGGATCATGTGACCCAGAGGTGGTCCACTGTCATCGATGAAGAAAACTTGCTTCATGTagagagacacaaactggcCATAATACACCTCATCAAATCTgcaccaccccaacacacacagaaaacagcatcattaaaaaataaataagacttTCTAacaaacttgtgtgtgtgtgtgtgtgtgtgtgtgtgtgtgtgtgtgtgtgtgtgtgtgtacagctcaGGCATGGACACTCACACCACAGCATTAGGGTAGCTGAGCTGACTCAGTCTGGTCCACAGAGCTACTATTGTCACCAACACCAAGACCACGTCCACCTGAAGAGTTGCCACCAATGGAAGCTGCAGATGCAT is a window of Takifugu flavidus isolate HTHZ2018 chromosome 5, ASM371156v2, whole genome shotgun sequence DNA encoding:
- the pomt1 gene encoding protein O-mannosyl-transferase 1 isoform X3 — encoded protein: MHLQLPLVATLQVDVVLVLVTIVALWTRLSQLSYPNAVVFDEVYYGQFVSLYMKQVFFIDDSGPPLGHMILSLGAYLGGFNGNYAWNQIGAEYPNNVSVWSLRCLPAVCGALCVPLVYLLTLELRFCHLSALGTALLVLLENSLIVQSRFMLLESVLIFFVLLAFFSYLRFHNRPNSTRICWLLLSGASCSAAVGVKYTGVFSYLLLLTIASVHTWNVIGDRKVSHFSVCVQCVCRVVCLLVLPVLLYVFWFYVHLSLLNRSGPHDQLMSPAFQAGLQGGLSRITQGQPLEVAYGSQVTLRSSASQPIPCWLHSHKANYPVRYENGRGSSHQQQVTCYPFKDINNWWIVKDPGRQELVVSGPPQPVRHGDVIQLVHGMTSRFLNSHDVAAPMSPHAQEVSGYIDFNISMAPQNLWQVDISNRRAESDSWKTILSQIRLVHVNTSAILQLSGMSLPDWGFRQLEVVAEKHFKASGDSLKWTVEEHRYGISQEQKDREAELHSPTDIPVDRNISFWIKFVELQWKMLTVKQEYSEHKYSSTPLEWITMDTNIAYWLHTSSNAQIHLIGNPVSWCLANLGLLAYQLLAVVYLVRRRRGFKDLPDDVWDRFVCLGCVCVGGWFVNFVPFFLMEKTVFLYHYLPALCCLHVLGPALVEHMHTHLLSS
- the pomt1 gene encoding protein O-mannosyl-transferase 1 isoform X2, giving the protein MHLQLPLVATLQVDVVLVLVTIVALWTRLSQLSYPNAVVFDEVYYGQFVSLYMKQVFFIDDSGPPLGHMILSLGAYLGGFNGNYAWNQIGAEYPNNVSVWSLRCLPAVCGALCVPLVYLLTLELRFCHLSALGTALLVLLENSLIVQSRFMLLESVLIFFVLLAFFSYLRFHNRPNSTRICWLLLSGASCSAAVGVKYTGVFSYLLLLTIASVHTWNVIGDRKVSHFSVCVQCVCRVVCLLVLPVLLYVFWFYVHLSLLNRSGPHDQLMSPAFQAGLQGGLSRITQGQPLEVAYGSQVTLRSSASQPIPCWLHSHKANYPVRYENGRGSSHQQQVTCYPFKDINNWWIVKDPGRQELVVSGPPQPVRHGDVIQLVHGMTSRFLNSHDVAAPMSPHAQEVSGYIDFNISMAPQNLWQVDISNRRAESDSWKTILSQIRLVHVNTSAILQLSGMSLPDWGFRQLEVVAEKHFKASGDSLKWTVEEHRYGISQEQKDREAELHSPTDIPVDRNISFWIKFVELQWKMLTVKQEYSEHKYSSTPLEWITMDTNIAYWLHTSSNAQIHLIGNPVSWCLANLGLLAYQLLAVVYLVRRRRGFKDLPDDVWDRFVCLGCVCVGGWFVNFVPFFLMEKTVFLYHYLPALCCLHVLGPALVEHMHTHLLSASLRRVSCVCVWSALLLVFLSYRTFCPLTYGIPELSANQLQRLKWKESWDILLRRH
- the pomt1 gene encoding protein O-mannosyl-transferase 1 isoform X5, with protein sequence MHLQLPLVATLQVDVVLVLVTIVALWTRLSQLSYPNAVVFDEVYYGQFVSLYMKQVFFIDDSGPPLGHMILSLGAYLGGFNGNYAWNQIGAEYPNNVSVWSLRCLPAVCGALCVPLVYLLTLELRFCHLSALGTALLVLLENSLIVQSRFMLLESVLIFFVLLAFFSYLRFHNRPNSTRICWLLLSGASCSAAVGVKYTGVFSYLLLLTIASVHTWNVIGDRKVSHFSVCVQCVCRVVCLLVLPVLLYVFWFYVHLSLLNRSGPHDQLMSPAFQAGLQGGLSRITQGQPLEVAYGSQVTLRSSASQPIPCWLHSHKANYPVRYENGRGSSHQQQVTCYPFKDINNWWIVKDPGRQELVVSGPPQPVRHGDVIQLVHGMTSRFLNSHDVAAPMSPHAQEVSGYIDFNISMAPQNLWQVDISNRRAESDSWKTILSQIRLVHVNTSAILQLSGMSLPDWGFRQLEVVAEKHFKASGDSLKWTVEEHRYGISQEQKDREAELHSPTDIPVDRNISFWIKFVELQWKMLTVKQEYSEHKYSSTPLEWITMDTNIAYWLHTSSNAQIHLIGNPVSWCLANLGLLAYQLLAVVYLVRRRRGFKDLPDGAL